From Humisphaera borealis, the proteins below share one genomic window:
- a CDS encoding RbsD/FucU family protein — protein MLRSKLIHPKILEVLGRCGHHAKILIADGNYPASSTLGPNAELVSLNLMPGLPTVNQVLEAVASAITIDIANTMDYERTGQYALTEDPPVWKDFQKTLDSEGLKIKLQPIEKWAFYEAVRTPDHVLTIQTADQQRFANLLLSVGVRMD, from the coding sequence ATGCTTCGCTCCAAACTCATCCATCCCAAGATTCTCGAAGTCCTCGGCCGATGCGGACATCACGCTAAGATCCTGATCGCCGACGGCAACTACCCCGCCAGCAGCACGCTCGGGCCGAACGCCGAGCTGGTGTCGCTGAACCTGATGCCGGGTCTGCCAACGGTGAACCAAGTGCTGGAGGCGGTCGCGAGCGCCATCACGATCGACATCGCGAACACGATGGACTACGAGCGGACGGGTCAGTATGCCCTGACGGAAGACCCGCCGGTCTGGAAGGATTTTCAGAAGACGCTGGACAGCGAGGGGCTGAAGATCAAGCTGCAGCCGATCGAGAAGTGGGCGTTCTATGAAGCCGTCCGAACGCCGGACCACGTGTTGACGATCCAGACGGCGGATCAGCAGCGGTTTGCGAATTTGCTGTTGTCGGTGGGCGTCCGCATGGATTGA
- a CDS encoding aldo/keto reductase, translating into MLRRPLGNTGLQLPVLSFGASSLGAEFRNIDINEAMRCVRVALDLGMNFIDTSPFYGRGMSEVLLGVALQGVPRDSYLLGTKLGRYSGTRFDFSARRVIESVEISLERMKVDHLDICLCHDIEFVDMKQIVEETIPQMRVLQKKGMIRHVGISGYPMNIFKYVLGQTDLDVILSYNHYTLQNTMLADLVPFLKSKGVGVMNAAPFSARLLTNTELPKWHKATPLVRETAKKAAKHCESKGVDIAQLALQYSIANADMTTCVVGSANPKNVQLWADWAAKPIDLQLVKEVQEILKPIHNWFYTEGRADNNDPSH; encoded by the coding sequence ATGCTCCGCCGCCCCCTGGGTAACACCGGTCTTCAACTCCCCGTCCTCAGCTTCGGCGCTTCGTCGCTCGGGGCCGAGTTCCGCAACATCGACATCAACGAAGCCATGCGGTGCGTGCGCGTGGCCCTCGATCTCGGCATGAACTTCATCGACACCTCGCCGTTCTACGGGCGGGGGATGTCGGAGGTGCTGCTGGGCGTCGCGCTGCAGGGCGTGCCGCGGGACAGCTATCTGCTGGGGACGAAGCTCGGGCGGTACAGCGGTACGCGGTTCGATTTCTCGGCCCGCCGTGTGATCGAGAGCGTCGAGATCTCGCTGGAGCGGATGAAGGTCGATCACCTCGACATCTGCCTCTGTCACGACATCGAATTCGTCGACATGAAGCAGATCGTCGAAGAGACGATCCCGCAGATGCGTGTGCTGCAGAAGAAGGGGATGATCCGCCACGTCGGCATCAGCGGCTACCCGATGAACATCTTCAAGTACGTTCTCGGCCAGACCGACCTGGACGTCATCCTCAGCTACAACCACTACACGCTGCAGAACACGATGCTCGCCGACCTCGTGCCGTTCCTGAAGAGCAAAGGCGTCGGCGTGATGAACGCCGCCCCGTTCAGCGCCCGGCTGCTGACCAACACCGAGCTTCCCAAGTGGCACAAGGCGACGCCGCTGGTCCGCGAGACGGCGAAGAAGGCTGCCAAACATTGCGAGAGCAAAGGCGTCGACATCGCCCAGCTCGCGCTGCAGTACTCGATCGCCAACGCCGACATGACGACCTGCGTCGTCGGCTCGGCGAACCCGAAGAACGTCCAACTCTGGGCCGACTGGGCGGCCAAGCCGATCGATCTGCAGCTTGTGAAGGAAGTGCAGGAGATTCTTAAGCCGATCCACAACTGGTTCTACACCGAGGGCCGGGCGGACAATAACGACCCGAGCCACTAA